TAAGTTCCAGGCTGGTGCCCCAACTACTGGGCCTGCCTTTCTCTCTAGCACATATGCCCCCGCGACACCGGCATTTATCTCCTGTACTTCCACAGGTCTCACCTCAGCGGGCGCGACACAGGATGGCCGCAgtgcactgtggggcagggagtttctGGTCTGTGGGGGCCCGGGGCATTGTGGATCGGGCAGTCCCGGCCGGACCCCTCACAGTGGACCGTGGGGCGGGCAGTCCGGCGCGGTCCCGGCGCGCTGCACTGTGGGGCGGGCAGTCCGGCGCGGTCCCGGCGCGCTGCATTGTGGGGCGGGCAGTCCTGAACTGTGGGGCGGCCAGACTGGCGCGCTGCATTGTGGGGCGGGCAGTCCGGCGCAGGCTCGGGCGCGAGGCATTGTGGGGCGGGCAGTCCGGCGCAGTCCCGGCGCGCTGTATTGTGGGGCGGGCAGTCCGGCGCAGGCTCGGGCGCGAGGCATTGTGGGGCGGGCAGTCCGGCGCAGGCTCGTCGCGGTGCACTGTGGGGCAGGCAGTCCGGCGCGGTCCCGGCGCGCTGCATTGTGGGGCGGGCAGTCCGGCGCAGTGCATTGTGGGGCGGGCAGTCCGGCGCGGTCCCGGCGCGCTGCATTGTGGGGCGGGCAGTCCGGCGCAGGCTCGGCGCGCTGCATTGTGGGGCGGGCAGTCCGGCGCGGTCCCGGCGCGCTGCACTGTGGGGCGGGTAGTTCCGGTTCCGCGGCGGCGGGCGGCGCTGGGGCGGCGGGCGCGGCGGCCttgtgggagctgtagttcctccCGGGGCGCTCTCGGCCGCGGCCGGCCGGCGGGGCCATGCCGGGCTTCACGTGCTGCGTGCCGGGCTGCTACAACAACTCGCACCGCGACAAGGCGCTGCACTTCTACACCTTCCCCAAGGACGCCGAGCTGCGGCGCCTCTGGCTGAAGAACGTCTCGCGCGCCGGCGTCAGCGGCTGCTTCAGCACCTTCCAGCCCACCACGGGCCACCGCGTGTGCAGCGAGCACTTCCCGGGCGGCCGCAAGTCCTACCTGGTGCGCGTGCCCACCATCTTCCCGCTGCGCGGCGTCAACGAGCGCAAGGGGGCCCGCGCCCGCCGCGCCCGCCCCGCCCCGGCGCCCGCCGCGCCCGcgctgctgctggccctgcccGCCGGCGCCGAGccgcagcccggccccgcccccgccccgcccggccCCGAGGACGTGAAGCCCATCGACCTGACGGTGCAGGTGGAGCTCGGCGGGCCCGAGGCGCCGGCGCGGCTGGCGGGCGAGGAGGGCGCGGCCGAGGGCGGCTCCGCGGACCACTCGTACTCGCTGTCGTCGGGCACCACGGCCGAGGAGCTGCTGCGCAAGCTGAACGAGCAGCGGGACATCATCGCCCTGCTGCAGGTGAAGATGA
Above is a genomic segment from Chrysemys picta bellii isolate R12L10 chromosome 14, ASM1138683v2, whole genome shotgun sequence containing:
- the THAP11 gene encoding THAP domain-containing protein 11; translated protein: MPGFTCCVPGCYNNSHRDKALHFYTFPKDAELRRLWLKNVSRAGVSGCFSTFQPTTGHRVCSEHFPGGRKSYLVRVPTIFPLRGVNERKGARARRARPAPAPAAPALLLALPAGAEPQPGPAPAPPGPEDVKPIDLTVQVELGGPEAPARLAGEEGAAEGGSADHSYSLSSGTTAEELLRKLNEQRDIIALLQVKMKEMKGSIRRLRLAEAQLREEIREKDRLLHAASAGARKRPGL